The genomic segment TGCACTAATACGATGTCTGGATTTTCGGTAGCAATAACTTCATTAATTCCATTCATAACACGTGAAGTAATATCTGCAAGTGTTTGACCTTTTTTCATAATATTTAAATCAATGTCTGGTGTTATTTGAAAAATCTCGAGTACTTGGTCTAGCATTTCCCGATGCTGTGCTGTTATGACTACAGTTGATTCAAATGTTTCTGGTTCTTTTTCTAATGCTAAAACAAGTGGCGCCATCTTAATCGCCTCTGGTCTCGTCCCAAAAATACTCATCACTTTAATCTTAGCCAAACTCCATCCTCCTCAAAAAAACTCCTCAGAAATAGCAAAACAAGAAATTTTTTCAGCCTACTCATTTAAAAGCAGTAAAATTCTTTATCTCACTAAATCGAGGAGATTGTTAATTATTTAGTTCCAAATAATCTATCGCCAGCATCTCCTAAGCCTGGACGAATATAACCATTCTCGTCTAACTTCTCATCTAAACCAGCTACGTAAATTTCTACATCTGGATGTGCTTCTTGAAGTGCTTTAACGCCTTCTGGAGCTGCTACAAGACACATGAACTTCATATTACGTGCGCCACGTTTTTTCAAGCAGTCGATAGCCATAATTGCAGATCCGCCTGTTGCAAGCATTGGATCTACTACGATGAAAAGACGTTCCTCTACATCAGAAGGTAATTTTACAAAATATTCTACTGGTTCAAGTGTATCATGGTCGCGGTAAAGACCAACATGACCAACTTTTGCAGCTGGAATAAGTTTTAAAATACCATCTTGCATTCCAAGACCGGCTCTAAGAATTGGCACAACGCCAAGTTTTTTACCAGTGAGTGTTTTTGCTGTTGTTGTTTGAAGGGGTGTTTCTACTTGAGTATCTTCTAATTCCATATCACGAGTGATTTCATAAGCCATCAGTGTTGCGACTTCATCTACAAGTTCGCGGAATGCTTTTGTTCCAGTATTTTTATCTCTAATAATTGTTAGTTTGTGTTGTACTAACGGGTGATTTATAACATGTACATTTGCCATCGATTCGTTCGCTCCTTTGATATTGAAAATTTCCTTCTCTTATTGTATCAGAACAAGACACAAGTGCAAGGATTAATTTGCCACACAAGAAAAAAACCGGTTTTCTCTAGTAAATATAGAAAAAACCGGATCACTTATTTTATAAACTTGGATAAAGCGGATATTCATTTGTTAATGTTGCTACACGTGCTTTTACATCGGCAAGAACTTCTTCATTTTCTAAATTGTGCAATACTTCTGAGATAAGCACGCCAACTTTTTCAATAGCAACTTCATCAAAGCCACGAGTTGTAACGGCCGCAACACCTACGCGAATACCGCTTGTTACAAACGGACTTTCTGTTTCAAATGGAATAGTATTTTTATTAACGGTAATTCCTACTTCATCCAGCACTTTTTCAGCTACTTTTCCGGTTAGACCAAGTGGTTTTAAATCAATCAGTAATAAATGATTATCCGATCCACCGGTTAAAACGGAAACATTGTTCGCTTCTAAAGTTTCTGCCAATTTTTTCGAGTTACGAATAATTTGTTCGCAATAAGTAGTGAATTCTGGTTGAAGCGCTTCGCCAAATGCTACTGCTTTTGCTGCGATAACATGCATTAGCGGTCCACCTTGAATTCCTGGGAAAATGGATTTGTTTAATTTCGCTTCCCATTCCGCTTTTGCTAAAATCATTCCTCCGCGAGGTCCACGAAGCGTTTTATGTGTGGTAGTTGTTGTAAAATCTGCATAAGGAACTGGATTTTGATGCAATCCTGTTGCAACAAGACCAGCAATATGGGCCATATCAACCATTAAGTACGCGCCAACTTCATCAGCAATTTCACGGAATTTCGCAAAATCAATACTGCGTGGGTAAGCACTTGCCCCTGCAACAATCATTTTTGGCTTATGTTTTAAAGCTGCTTCACGAACAATTTCATAATCAATTTGTTTTGTATCTTCACGCACTCCGTATTCAACAAAATTGTATAAAACTCCGCTGAAATTAACTGGACTACCATGAGTCAAATGCCCACCATGTGAAAGATTCATACCAAGAACTGTATCGCCTGGTTCAAGAACAGCATGGTAAACTGCCATATTTGCTTGAGCCCCTGAGTGAGGTTGAACGTTTGCATATTCAGCACCAAATAATTTTTTAGCTCGATCGCGCGCTAAATCTTCCACGATATCAACAAATTCACATCCACCGTAATAACGTTTTCCTGGATAGCCTTCTGCATATTTATTCGTTAATACAGAACCCATTGCTTCCATTACTTGCTCACTAACAAAATTCTCAGATGCGATTAATTCGATATTTGCACGTTGTCTACCAAGTTCTAACTTAATTGCATCAAAAACTTCCTTATCTTGCCTTTGTAAATAGACCATCTGTGGACCCCATCCTTTTCTGATAAATTTTTCAAGTGAACTGTTATGTATTAACTCTAATAATTACTTAAAATTGGCAGAAAAGCAAGCATTTTGGAATTAAAAAAAGCAAAATCCGATAGTGAAGCGCTTCACTTATAAAAAATGTTCGGAAATTGCACTTTTTAACTCATAATAAGTAATTTCATATTGCTCGATTGACCCGCCGTATGGATCAGGAATATCAGAATTATCGTCTGTTACTAGCTTGATTTTAGAACTGCTATTTGGAAAGTGCATTTGTAGCTCTTGTACCTGCGCTTTTGTCATCGCATAAATTTCATTCGCCCAGTCGATATCTGCTTGATCCAATTTCTTAGCTTGGTGGTCCGTTTCTAAATCCATTTGCAAAAGAATCTGCTTCGATTTTTCTGATATAGCGTCTCCAGTAACAGCACAAGTTCCAGCTGAACGAACGGCTATATCCGGTCGTAAATCTTTTAAAATTTTTTCTGCTAGCGGGCTTCTACATGTATTTCCGGTACAAACAAATAAAACGTTCATTCGCTGATCCTCCTATTTCCTGCTGCTTTTTCTAACCGATTCATTACCGCAGCGCCTAATTCTGTTTCTGGATATACTTCCGCAAAGATTATATCAACTTCTGCGTGGTCGAATGCCCGAAGTCCTTTGTAAAGCTGGTTAGCGATTTCTTCCATTGATTCAATGCTACCTGTTGTTTGGGTGACGGCGTTAGTTGTTAGACCGTCTAGTAGTTCTTTAGTTGCTAGTATGCCTAGTTTTTTATGAGCAGCTTCTACTTTATTTATTTCTTTTTGCCAGAATGCTTTAGAACCTTCAACAAGGTAAACTGGGGCTTTTGGGGCGTAGTGTGTGTATTTCATTCCAGGTGCCTTAGGTTTTTCCGTTTCTTTTGTGTCGTTATTTGCTAACTCAACTGAACCAATGACTTGTTCAATTTGTTCTTTAGTAATACCACCTGGGCGCAGTATTACGGGTATTTCGGTAGAACAGTCAATCACAGTGGATTCTAAGCCGACTCCAGTTGCTCCCCCATCAATGATTCCAGCAACTTTGTCATCTAAATCTTCTATTACATGGCTTGCACTTGTTGGGCTAGGCTTGCCAGACCGGTTGGCGCTTGGAGCGGCGACTGGAATACCAGCTTCTTTAATTAACGCCAAACTCACAGGATGTTCTGGCATGCGGACGCCAACTGTGGATAAACCAGCAGACACATTGCTCGCTAAACTATCTTTCTTTAAAGGTAAAATGACTGTTAATGGGCCTGGCCAAAATTTTTCCATCAACTTTATCGCTTTTTGTGGATAACTCGCTACAAAAGCATCCATTTGGTCACGGCTTGCAATATGAACAATAAGAGGGTTATCTGACGGGCGTCCTTTTGCTTCATAAATTTTTTGAATGGCTGCTTGATTGGTTGCATCTGCACCAAGGCCGTAGACTGTTTCTGTTGGAAAGGCCACGCATTCGCCATTTCGTAGTAGTTCTGCCGCTTGTTGATAAACAAATTTATTTGATTGTTGCTCATTTATTTTCCAATGAATGGTTTGCATGAATTCCTGTCCCCTTTACATAACTTCTATTATATTTTAACGTTTTCTGCCTTTTTTTTACAGCATTGTTTTTTATTTCCAGAAATTTGTTGATTTTAGACAAAAGTTATCCCCAAACTGTGGATAATAACTTTGTCAATGGGGATAACTTATTGTGAATTGTGGATAATTCGTTAAGATAAGTAAAAAAGCCATTTTCTTTATTAAGATTTGATTAAAAAAATTTTTTGCACAACATTTTATCCACAGTTTTGTGGATAACTTAAATTAAAAAAAGACGCTCCTCTTGGGAAAACGCCTTTATATCAGTATGTTAGAGCATGTTACATAGCGATCTTTTGAATTTATATCTTTGTGGATAACAACCGTGGAATGTGGATAACTTTTTTGGAAAAGGTCTTTTACTTTTTCTCCTTGTGTATAACCTATCTCAACTCCCACCCAAAAAGATGGATTTAAGACATATTGTAAGTCTTCCACAAATCGTTCATAGATAGCAAGCCCGTCATTCTCAGCAAATAAAGCAAGGGCTGGTTCATTTTTCAACACATAATCGGACATTGCTGCTTTTTCGGCTTCTGAAATATACGGTGGATTTGCTAAGACCATGTCGAAGCGCTCTCCGTTTTGTTTAAACGATTCGAGCAAATCTGTTTCCACGAAGCGAACATCAGCATTTAACAATAAGGCATTTTTTTTCGCAATCGCAAGGGCAGGACTAGATATGTCAGAAGCAGTTACCAAGACCTTAGGAAAGGCTTTTTTGAGCGCAATCGCAATTATACCACTGCCTGTACAAACATCAAGCACGGTCGGTAATGGGTTCTTTTTCAAAAAGGCTTCTGCACACGCGACTAGTTCTTCGGTTTCCGGGCGCGGAATAAGCACATCTTCCGTCACTAAAAAATCATAACCATAGAAAGGCGCTGTTTTTAAAATGTATTGAACTGGTTCACCTGACAAATATCGTTCAAAATCCGCTTGAAATTGTTTTTCGTGATTTGGCTCAAGTTCTCGGTTAATTTCCATCCAAAGCTCCGAACGAGAAAGACCCATTCGTGTTTCAAGTAAAATTTCGGCGGCGTTTTGGTCTAAACCTTTTTTGAGAAGAATCGCTTCCGCATCTTTGAGCAATTGACTAATTTGCGTCATTTAAATGTTCCAATTTGCTTGTTTGATCTTCAAGGATAAGCGCATCAATGATTTCATCGAGTTTGCCTTCCATAATTTGATCGAGTTTTTGAATTGTTAAGCCGATGCGGTGGTCAGTCACGCGGTTTTGCGGATAATTGTATGTCCGAATGCGTTCTGAACGGTCTCCAGTTCCAACAGCGGATTTACGGTTAGCATCGTATTCTTCTCGTGCTTCACGCTCGAATTTATCATAAACACGGGCACGCAAAACTTTCATTGCTTTGTCTTTATTTTTTAATTGCGAACGCTCATCTTGCATCGAAACAACAATCCCAGTTGGAATATGTGTCAAACGAACCGCCGACATTGTTGTATTGACACTTTGTCCGCCGGCACCAGTAGAAGCAAATGTATCTGTACGGATATCTTTGTCATGTAATTCGATTTCCACTTCTTCTGCTTCCGGTAAAATTGCTACAGTTGCAGTTGATGTGTGAATTCGGCCACCTGATTCCGTTTCTGGAACACGTTGCACACGGTGAGCTCCATTTTCATATTTCATTCGTGAAAAGGCATCGTTTCCATTCATCATCGCGATAATTTCTTTGTAACCGCCAATTCCAGTTGGGTTAGCATCCATTATTTCTACTTTCCAACCGCGTGACTCCGCATATTTGCTATACATTCGGAATAAATCACCTGCAAATAAAGCTGCTTCATCTCCGCCAGCTGCTCCACGAATTTCGAGGATAACGTTTTTGTCATCATTAGGATCTTTTGGAACTAGGAGTAGTTTAAGTCGTTCTTCTAATTCTGCTTTTTCTTTTTGTAGTTCCGTAAATTCTTCTTTAGCCATTTCGCGCATTTCATCGTCTAGTTTTTCGCTTAAAAGTTCTTTCGTTTCGTCAATTTGTGCGTTAACATTTTTATATTCACGGTATGCTTCAACTGTCGCTGTGATGCCTGATTGTTCTTTTGATAAGTCACGTAGTCGTTTTGGGTCTGATACAACGTCTGGATCACTTAATAGTTCATTTAATTCATCGTAACGGTCTTCCACCGCTTGTAATCGATCATACATTTTTTTACAACACCTCTTTAACTTATTTTATTGGTGGATGGGCGTGGCATTTGCGACACACTGGATAATAATGGTCATTCCCGCCAATCATGATTTGTTCGCCTGTGTAAACTGGTTTGCCTTTGTCATCAACGCGGAGAACCATCGTCGCTTTTTTTGCACAAAACCAGCAAATTGTTTTCATTTCTTCTAATTTATCTGCATATAGTAATAAGTATTTTGAGCCTTCGAATAATTCATTCCGAAAATCATTTTTCAATCCATAAGCAATAACCGGAATATTTAAGTCATCCACGATTTTCGCCAGCTGAAAGACGTGCTCTTTTTCTAAAAACTGTGATTCATCTAACAAAACACAACTTGGCTTAGGTGTAATATCTGCTACAATTTCATAAATATTAGTGTCGCTAAAAATTGGGGTTGCTTCGCGTTTTAATCCGATTCGACTGGAAATAAAACCAACTTGATCGCGGTCATCAATTCCAGACGTAAAGATTACGACTGTTTTATTTTGTTCTTCATAATTATGTGCGACTTTTAGAATTTCAATGGTTTTCCCACTATTCATGGAACCATAACGGAAAAATAATTGTGCCATAAGACCGCTCCCTTTAACTTTATAAACTCTTTTCCTATTTTATCATAGAGCTGTACAAATTGGGACATATAGTTTTTTTCATCATAAAAAAGCTATGCCTCGCGATAGACATAGCTTTGTTTTAATGAAAAATTTCTACACCGCTTCCTTCTACATCAAGAAGAAGAACGTCGGCATCCACTTCTAAATTTCGTAAAGCTTGTTGGAGTCCCTTAGCTGTAGCACGTGGTGTGAAAACCAAAACGGTTGGTCCAGCGCCACTCAAGCAAGCTGCATAGGCGCCTTGTTTCTTAGCAATTTCACGAACTTGAGGTAAATGTGGGACTAATTTGCTGCGGTATTTTTCATGCCACAAGTCGCGTTCCATCATTTCCCCAGCTAGCTTCATATCATTGCGTAAAATCGCTGCAATCATCACATTTGCAATACTACTTGCTTGCACGGCTTCTTTAAAGGGAAGTGTATCTGGCAACACGCCTCTACTTTCAGAAGTTAGTAGTTCTGTCTTCGGAATAAAGGCAATTAAAGCACAATCTGGAAATAGATGACGAACGTAAAAATCTTCTCCGTCCAGTTTGGCTCCTACTACCCAATTACCCAGGACAGCGGGCGCCACATTATCAGGATGCCCTTCAATTTCAGCTGCAATTCGTACCTTTTCTTCTTTTGATAGGTTTAATTCTCCAAGCGTATTAGCTAGTTCAATTCCAGCAACGACTGCCGCCGAGCTACTGCCAAGCCCACGTGCTGGTGGAATATCACAGGTCATTGTTAAATGATGTGGCGTGAGATTTGGCGCAAGGTTCAGCGCCGTCTCAATTATGACGTTTGTTTCATCGTGAGGTATTCCCCCGCCGATATTATGTTCAACATACCACGCTTCAGCACGCTCGCCGATATCTAATGTTAAATATAACGTTAATGCTAAGCCGCATGAATCAAAACCCGGACCAAGATTGGCCGTAGTTGCGGGGACTCGAATACGCATTAAGCTTTCACTCCTCCGCGAAGATGTGTACGCATTGCTTCGATATCATCTACATGAGAAATCGGAATTTCATGCACACTCATTGCAGTATCGGGATCTTTTAAGCCGTTTCCAGTGAATACACAAACAACTGTTTCCCCTTTTTTAATGGTTCCGTTCGCTACGTGTTGAATCACTCCAGCTAAAGATGCTGCCGAGCCTGGTTCGATAAAAACGCCATCTTGTGCGGCAATTTTTTTATAAGCATTTACTATTTCATCATCTGTAACAGAATGGATATAACCTTTGGATTCATCACGAGCGGCTTCGGCAAGTCCCCAGCTAGCTGGATTTCCAATTCGAATCGCTGTTGCAATTGTTTCTGGATTAGCAATAGCCTTCCCTTGAACGATGGCAGCCGCACCTTCCGCTTCAAAGCCGTGCATTCTTGGAAGACCAGAGTTGTGCGCATCATTCCATTCTTTGAAGCCTTTCCAATAAGCGGAAATATTTCCTGCGTTACCTACTGGGATAGCAAGTACATCAGGCGCTGAGCCAAGTTGTTCACAAATTTCGAATGCAGCTGTTTTTTGTCCTTCTAAACGATAAGGATTGACTGAGTTGACAAGCGTTACTGCTTCTGTTTTAGCAAGTTCACGAACAGATTTTAAAGCTTCGTCAAAATTCCCTTGAATAGAAATAATATCTGCACCGTACATAACCGCTTGCGCTAATTTTCCAAGCGCGACTTTACCTTCTGGGATAACGATATAAGCTTTTAAACCGGCGCGTGTTGCATAAGCTGCTGCTGCGGCCGAAGTGTTCCCAGTCGAAGCACAAATAACTGCCTCAGCGCCTTCTTCTTTCGCTTTTGCAACGGCCATTACCATTCCGCGATCTTTAAAAGAACCAGTTGGATTTAATCCCTCATATTTTCCGTATAAAGTAACACCAAGTTCTTTGGACAAATTTGGCAGTGGTATTAATGGTGTATTTCCTTCTGCAAGTGAAATCATTGGCGTATTTTCTGTTACTGGTAAATATTCTTTGTATTTTTCGAGTAAACCTTTATACATTTTTTAACCCTCCACAACGGAATATTTTGCGAGCATTTGCATTTCTGGCTCATCAGTCACCCTAGCTATTGCTTGTTCTAATTGTGCTTGGCTTGTTGAATGTGTCACGATA from the Listeria seeligeri serovar 1/2b str. SLCC3954 genome contains:
- a CDS encoding L-threonylcarbamoyladenylate synthase; amino-acid sequence: MQTIHWKINEQQSNKFVYQQAAELLRNGECVAFPTETVYGLGADATNQAAIQKIYEAKGRPSDNPLIVHIASRDQMDAFVASYPQKAIKLMEKFWPGPLTVILPLKKDSLASNVSAGLSTVGVRMPEHPVSLALIKEAGIPVAAPSANRSGKPSPTSASHVIEDLDDKVAGIIDGGATGVGLESTVIDCSTEIPVILRPGGITKEQIEQVIGSVELANNDTKETEKPKAPGMKYTHYAPKAPVYLVEGSKAFWQKEINKVEAAHKKLGILATKELLDGLTTNAVTQTTGSIESMEEIANQLYKGLRAFDHAEVDIIFAEVYPETELGAAVMNRLEKAAGNRRISE
- a CDS encoding thymidine kinase, coding for MAQLFFRYGSMNSGKTIEILKVAHNYEEQNKTVVIFTSGIDDRDQVGFISSRIGLKREATPIFSDTNIYEIVADITPKPSCVLLDESQFLEKEHVFQLAKIVDDLNIPVIAYGLKNDFRNELFEGSKYLLLYADKLEEMKTICWFCAKKATMVLRVDDKGKPVYTGEQIMIGGNDHYYPVCRKCHAHPPIK
- a CDS encoding low molecular weight protein arginine phosphatase — encoded protein: MNVLFVCTGNTCRSPLAEKILKDLRPDIAVRSAGTCAVTGDAISEKSKQILLQMDLETDHQAKKLDQADIDWANEIYAMTKAQVQELQMHFPNSSSKIKLVTDDNSDIPDPYGGSIEQYEITYYELKSAISEHFL
- the thrC gene encoding threonine synthase; this translates as MYKGLLEKYKEYLPVTENTPMISLAEGNTPLIPLPNLSKELGVTLYGKYEGLNPTGSFKDRGMVMAVAKAKEEGAEAVICASTGNTSAAAAAYATRAGLKAYIVIPEGKVALGKLAQAVMYGADIISIQGNFDEALKSVRELAKTEAVTLVNSVNPYRLEGQKTAAFEICEQLGSAPDVLAIPVGNAGNISAYWKGFKEWNDAHNSGLPRMHGFEAEGAAAIVQGKAIANPETIATAIRIGNPASWGLAEAARDESKGYIHSVTDDEIVNAYKKIAAQDGVFIEPGSAASLAGVIQHVANGTIKKGETVVCVFTGNGLKDPDTAMSVHEIPISHVDDIEAMRTHLRGGVKA
- the upp gene encoding uracil phosphoribosyltransferase: MANVHVINHPLVQHKLTIIRDKNTGTKAFRELVDEVATLMAYEITRDMELEDTQVETPLQTTTAKTLTGKKLGVVPILRAGLGMQDGILKLIPAAKVGHVGLYRDHDTLEPVEYFVKLPSDVEERLFIVVDPMLATGGSAIMAIDCLKKRGARNMKFMCLVAAPEGVKALQEAHPDVEIYVAGLDEKLDENGYIRPGLGDAGDRLFGTK
- the prmC gene encoding peptide chain release factor N(5)-glutamine methyltransferase; this encodes MTQISQLLKDAEAILLKKGLDQNAAEILLETRMGLSRSELWMEINRELEPNHEKQFQADFERYLSGEPVQYILKTAPFYGYDFLVTEDVLIPRPETEELVACAEAFLKKNPLPTVLDVCTGSGIIAIALKKAFPKVLVTASDISSPALAIAKKNALLLNADVRFVETDLLESFKQNGERFDMVLANPPYISEAEKAAMSDYVLKNEPALALFAENDGLAIYERFVEDLQYVLNPSFWVGVEIGYTQGEKVKDLFQKSYPHSTVVIHKDINSKDRYVTCSNILI
- the glyA gene encoding serine hydroxymethyltransferase, giving the protein MVYLQRQDKEVFDAIKLELGRQRANIELIASENFVSEQVMEAMGSVLTNKYAEGYPGKRYYGGCEFVDIVEDLARDRAKKLFGAEYANVQPHSGAQANMAVYHAVLEPGDTVLGMNLSHGGHLTHGSPVNFSGVLYNFVEYGVREDTKQIDYEIVREAALKHKPKMIVAGASAYPRSIDFAKFREIADEVGAYLMVDMAHIAGLVATGLHQNPVPYADFTTTTTHKTLRGPRGGMILAKAEWEAKLNKSIFPGIQGGPLMHVIAAKAVAFGEALQPEFTTYCEQIIRNSKKLAETLEANNVSVLTGGSDNHLLLIDLKPLGLTGKVAEKVLDEVGITVNKNTIPFETESPFVTSGIRVGVAAVTTRGFDEVAIEKVGVLISEVLHNLENEEVLADVKARVATLTNEYPLYPSL
- the thrB gene encoding homoserine kinase, which produces MRIRVPATTANLGPGFDSCGLALTLYLTLDIGERAEAWYVEHNIGGGIPHDETNVIIETALNLAPNLTPHHLTMTCDIPPARGLGSSSAAVVAGIELANTLGELNLSKEEKVRIAAEIEGHPDNVAPAVLGNWVVGAKLDGEDFYVRHLFPDCALIAFIPKTELLTSESRGVLPDTLPFKEAVQASSIANVMIAAILRNDMKLAGEMMERDLWHEKYRSKLVPHLPQVREIAKKQGAYAACLSGAGPTVLVFTPRATAKGLQQALRNLEVDADVLLLDVEGSGVEIFH
- the prfA gene encoding peptide chain release factor 1, with the protein product MYDRLQAVEDRYDELNELLSDPDVVSDPKRLRDLSKEQSGITATVEAYREYKNVNAQIDETKELLSEKLDDEMREMAKEEFTELQKEKAELEERLKLLLVPKDPNDDKNVILEIRGAAGGDEAALFAGDLFRMYSKYAESRGWKVEIMDANPTGIGGYKEIIAMMNGNDAFSRMKYENGAHRVQRVPETESGGRIHTSTATVAILPEAEEVEIELHDKDIRTDTFASTGAGGQSVNTTMSAVRLTHIPTGIVVSMQDERSQLKNKDKAMKVLRARVYDKFEREAREEYDANRKSAVGTGDRSERIRTYNYPQNRVTDHRIGLTIQKLDQIMEGKLDEIIDALILEDQTSKLEHLNDAN